The Pseudomonadota bacterium DNA segment CCAGCGGTCATGGCTGATTACCACGGCACAGCCGCCAAAGTTTTCCAGGGCTTCTTCCAAGGCTCGAAGGGTATTGATATCCAAGTCGTTTGTCGGTTCATCAAGAAGAATGACATTTGCGCCCTGTTTAAGTGTTCGGGCCAGATGAACCCGGTTTCGCTGGCCGCCGGAGAGAAGGCCTACCTTTTTCTGTTGTTCGGTTCCGGAAAAATTAAAACGGGAAACATAGGCCCTGGAGTTCACCTCACGATTGCCGAGAGTGATAACGTCCTGGCCTTCTGAAATGACCTCCCAGATGCTTTTCTCGGAATCAAGGTCATCACGGCTCTGATCCACATAGGCAAGTTTTACTGTATCCCCAAGCCTGATTGAACCGCTGTCCGGTTTGTCCTGTCCGGTAATCATTCTAAAAAGCGTTGTCTTGCCGGCGCCATTCGGGCCGATGATTCCGACAATCCCACCCGGGGGAAGGGAGAAAGTCATGTTTTCGAAAAGTAATCTGTCATCAAAGGACTTGGCAATTTTTTCAGCATCGATAACAAGCTTTCCAAGACGCGGACCCGGCGGGATATAGATTTCAAAGTCACGGGTTTTAGAAGCTGTTTCTTCGGTTAATAATGATTCATAGGCGCTGATACGCGCTTTGGATTTTGTATGTCGGCCCTTGGGAGACATTCTGATCCATTCGAGCTCGCGCTGTAAAGTCTTACGACGCTGGTCCTGGGTCTTTTCTTCACTCTGCAGTCGTTTCTCTTTCTGTTCAAGCCAGGAAGAATAATTGCCCTTCCAGGGGATGCCGTGGCCCCGGTCAAGTTCAAGAATCCAGCCGGCGACATTATCGAGAAAATAACGGTCATGTGTTACGGCAATGACCGTTCCTTCATACCGTTGCAGGTGCTGCTCGAGCCAGGCAACGGACTCGGCGTCAAGATGGTTTGTGGGTTCATCCAGCAGAAGAATGTCAGGATTTTTCAACAGCAGGCGGCAAAGGGCAACCCGCCTTTTTTCGCCGCCGGAAAGAATAGAAACCGGCGTATCTCCCGGGGGACAGCGCAAGGCATCCATTGCCATTTCAAGCCTTGAGTCCATATCCCAGGCATTGAGGACATCGAGTTTTTCCTGTACCGCCCCCTGGCGTTCGATAAGGGAATTCATCTCATCATCGGACATGGGTTCGGCAAATTTTTCGTTGATCGCATTGAATTCATTCATCAATGCCACGGTTTCCGCCATTCCCTGCTCAACGATCTGGCGAACGGTTTTGCCTTCTTCAAGAATTGGTTCCTGCTCTAATAATCCCACGGTCAGCCCCGGGGAAATAGTGGTCTTGCCGTTAAAGCTCGTGTCAGTTCCGGCCAGAATGCGAAGCAAGGACGATTTTCCCGAGCCGTTCAGACCCAGAACGCCAATTTTTGCGCCATAAAAATAGGATAGGCTGATATCCTTTAATATAGGGGTTTTGTCGTAAAATTTACTGACCCGGATCATGGAATAGATGATTTTGTTGGGCTCATCGCTCATAGAAAAACTCCTTAATAAAAGTATATTTTAAGTTTAGGTATATTGTTCGGATAGTCCAAAAGTTAAGCAAGTGAATATAGCATGCTTTTCAAGCTAGAAAACGAAAAATTTTAAACATAAAGCGGGGATTAAAGGCAAGAAGATATTTCCGGCAGCCCCGGTGCGTTCCACCGGGCCTTCGATAATTTCAACAACATTCGCCACAAGCTCGTGGATAATTTCTCGAATATCCAGCCCGCTTAAAAAACAAAGGTCTGAAGAGCCCGGAGCGGGGAATCCATCCCCAGGACCGTTGCATAAAAATCACAGGGTGCCTGGATATTTTTTACGGAGAAGACCAGGTGATCAAGGGCGAGAATATTCATGGGTCTTAATTCGCAAGGGAAAACAGCGGTGAATGCAGAAAGTTAATAAAAGGTTATGGCCTCAATGGCTCTTTCTAAGGGTTCGTATTGGTCCGTGCCAGCATAACTGATGACAAAACCCAAGGCATGGCGGTTAATTATTGCTGTATAATATTTTTGCTGTATTGTTTTTCCCCCCAACAAAAGAACCGCATTCAGACGATAGAATTCCCTGCCGTCCAGGTCAATCTGTTGTATCTCCTCGTCGATATCAATGTTTATCTGACCTGAATTCAGGAGCATTTTTACGTTCTGTAAATATTCTTTTCCGGTTTTGATGCCCGGCAGATGACTGACTTTTTCGGCAACTCCGGTTATGGAAGGGTTAAAAAAATCAACCGGGGTGCCGGGTGCCACCATAAAAGTCTGGAATAGATTATATACATTTTTTTCTGCGGCCTGGAGGCTTGCTTCCATATTTTTGTCGTCGCCGGCAATAATGTCCTGTCCTGTTTTAGCAATTGCTTTCATGGTTTCCTGGTCCACGGTGTACCAGTTTTCCGGGAGCTCGATCTTGAATTTGAAATAAGTATTATCATAGACGTTGCCAACCAGAGTTGCGGTGTCGGGTGAGCCGGCCGGTTTTTCGGAGCAGCCGCTGAATAGCAGAAGAAGCAGAATGAATAAAAAGAATCGAATGGTTGATTGTGTGACGTTTTTTTGCACGCTTTACTCCTTTTTGTTCTAGGTATCGGTGGTAGAGCCAACTCGGAAAAAATAGGCACGTGGCAGCATAAAGTTTTGTTAATGAGATCGGATTAATTCACTGCTGATCACCACTGCTGTGGATTTAGGCCTTCTTCAAAAGTTAATTGTTAAGTTGTTGCCCGAGGATATTTTAGAAAAGGACTTCAGAAGCAATCACCCGAGTTTTTCAACTATCATGCACGCTGCATCAAGGACTGCGAGAAACCGGGCTTCAATCAGCTCCCGACCTTTGCCGGTGTTTCCGAACATCCTGACCTGCCGCGGAGGAATGCTTCTCAAGTAGTCGCCTTCAATCCCGAGGACAAGCAGGCGATCTTGAAAATAGACTGAGGCATTCTCAAGGCTTCTCCTGAACGCGATAAGGGCCTCCTGCAGGCCGGGAGTGAGCAGGTTCTCGATTTCGCTGCCAAAGAGATTCTGCTGGCTGCCATCCAGCTTGAAATAATATGAAAAATTGAATTGCCTGGATCCGATGGTCTCTTCTTCATCCCGTTCCGGATCAGGAGTCCTGCGTTCGGGGTGAAGCTCAAAGGGTTTGGTGATTTTTCTGTCATGCACGAAAGCAAAGAGCGTTTTTGATCCCGGCCCTGATTTGGAGGAAGGCAGAACCAGCCCGGACCAGAAATCGATTGCAGGGCCGGCGCCGTCATATTTTCCCCAACATTCATTATTGAGAACCGGACTTCTTCCCCGGCCGAAAATCCTGGGCAGCAGGTTTTTGAACTTATCCATACGCCCGGACTCATTCTGTCCTCCGGCAAGATACACCCAGCCATGGTCGTGAGCGATTGCGGCAATCATGGCATCAAGGCGTGAAGCGAGAACTTTTTTTCTGAAATAAGCCGCAAGGAGGAAGAAAAAGAGCGGTCCGGCCAGAACAAGACATTTCCCGGCCGCAACTACAGTGAATCCGTCTAAGAAGATATCGGAAAGCTTTCGGGGAGTGATCAGGAGAAACACCAGAATCGCGGTAAGAGAGGCGATTCCGGCCCCCAAAACCAGGAGAAACAAGCCAAGCCGGATTTTACCCCTGCCAGCAAGATCCTTATCCGCCGGAATGTCTCCGGAGTCAAAAAGCCCGATGGCGGGATCCCAGAACCTCGAAGCATCTGAAGACAAAGTCCGAGGCTGTTTTTCTGTTGCAGTGGCACCGGCTTCTTTCTCTCGGGTGAGAAGAATTTTCTTGCCACACTTCGGGCACTTCAGCGATACTTTTTTGCCAACGGGGACCTTTTCATCCGCAACCGTGGCCACATTTTTGCCGCAGGCATCACAATAGATCAGCATTTCCCCTCCCGACAGTATATTGAAGTAACCGCACAGCATGAATTCATAATAGGAATGTTTCCGGGAGTCAATAAGTAAAAGCCCTTGGATTTACTCATCTCTGGTGGGATTGATAGGTTGGGTGCGACGGATTGATTGGATCACCTCGTCGAGCTGCTGAAGAAAACGTGAGCGGTCACGTTTTGTCAGCGGTGGCGGACCGCCGGTAATCTCTCCTGCGCCACGAAGCTCTGACAACAGGTCACGAGTCGCAACAGTATCACCGATGTTGTCTTCCGT contains these protein-coding regions:
- the ettA gene encoding energy-dependent translational throttle protein EttA, with the protein product MSDEPNKIIYSMIRVSKFYDKTPILKDISLSYFYGAKIGVLGLNGSGKSSLLRILAGTDTSFNGKTTISPGLTVGLLEQEPILEEGKTVRQIVEQGMAETVALMNEFNAINEKFAEPMSDDEMNSLIERQGAVQEKLDVLNAWDMDSRLEMAMDALRCPPGDTPVSILSGGEKRRVALCRLLLKNPDILLLDEPTNHLDAESVAWLEQHLQRYEGTVIAVTHDRYFLDNVAGWILELDRGHGIPWKGNYSSWLEQKEKRLQSEEKTQDQRRKTLQRELEWIRMSPKGRHTKSKARISAYESLLTEETASKTRDFEIYIPPGPRLGKLVIDAEKIAKSFDDRLLFENMTFSLPPGGIVGIIGPNGAGKTTLFRMITGQDKPDSGSIRLGDTVKLAYVDQSRDDLDSEKSIWEVISEGQDVITLGNREVNSRAYVSRFNFSGTEQQKKVGLLSGGQRNRVHLARTLKQGANVILLDEPTNDLDINTLRALEEALENFGGCAVVISHDRWFLDRIATHILAFEGDSQVVWFEGNFSDYEKDKKERLGDAALQPHRIKYRHLTR
- a CDS encoding zinc-ribbon domain-containing protein, whose amino-acid sequence is MLIYCDACGKNVATVADEKVPVGKKVSLKCPKCGKKILLTREKEAGATATEKQPRTLSSDASRFWDPAIGLFDSGDIPADKDLAGRGKIRLGLFLLVLGAGIASLTAILVFLLITPRKLSDIFLDGFTVVAAGKCLVLAGPLFFFLLAAYFRKKVLASRLDAMIAAIAHDHGWVYLAGGQNESGRMDKFKNLLPRIFGRGRSPVLNNECWGKYDGAGPAIDFWSGLVLPSSKSGPGSKTLFAFVHDRKITKPFELHPERRTPDPERDEEETIGSRQFNFSYYFKLDGSQQNLFGSEIENLLTPGLQEALIAFRRSLENASVYFQDRLLVLGIEGDYLRSIPPRQVRMFGNTGKGRELIEARFLAVLDAACMIVEKLG